One Centropristis striata isolate RG_2023a ecotype Rhode Island chromosome 22, C.striata_1.0, whole genome shotgun sequence genomic window carries:
- the vezt gene encoding vezatin isoform X3 encodes MHNSPLFQYLHDLGHTDFEACPTATQEDEYAGQEGDLNSPDEDAQKTKGGRLWRLAEALWRWSPLHQAAASRKLGQQLDCVFGQYSVKCILDQDVLLQEDVELIELLDPSLLTLSSSASGSSSRASTLPRPSLIARPSLWDMAGLVGLAAVLLGLCSVSEGLWSLAAYPWGLALLGWVGLRGVTLWRQGRMQRSVHTQVAQLQTLVHNSKTLTGLSRKALRLVQETEVISRGFTLLLDRVSAASSFSRAGPGAVPRGQQLIGLRKALYRALRTAFRASRRATCHMLKAFPLNSEIDNVTNYVSAVPLKELGLGLGIEHLGDEQAQELTDDYSLPALKMLFQLWVGQSSECFRRLALLLSPRRIEEPEESGPQGETSPLLPSPPPPSSSSPPPLLHRSIHAVTQPLHHALASCLCEVQRSYDFHRHFETQLRTTGSSDRTGRAREKCRELNTLHTSIRSLQLHLKALLSEMIILEDDLEKLMVSKEPSELTFEGYQDLSDRLHQLQPHMQASTGCWEDTISQVERMLRRVNACTGNAEGLEQCGLPVPEIPDPPPSFPLILDRDPVPEELEWEAYVSDSDSDGEGRGSWSDILSPEERERQRREREESRRVLSELKAVLGFRASEGERMKRKQLLFNDQAASAHIASSDPTTKPSDAPTSLGSVESGDEEGNHLSEGSAGSEGEEGEGKDGRVRPDPSAEPVTEFSCGEEEKEVDLGGTSVCARGGGGAAELHQYDGVLDEGEGQNGLDCFLKPKVPAVSVMDRLTEIHGSQALSFSSALAAQVAARSQSLIKMEEQTFGDDEEEEEDEEEESDRRTPKKDLN; translated from the exons ATGCAT AACTCCCCTCTTTTCCAGTACCTGCACGATCTAGGGCACACAGACTTTGAGGCATGTCCAACGGCAACACAGGAGGACGAATATGCCGGACAAGAGGGAGACCTCAACTCACCCGACGAAGATGCACAGAAAACTAAA GGAGGGCGCTTATGGAGACTGGCTGAAGCCTTGTGGAGATGGAGCCCGCTTCACCAGGCGGCTGCTTCTCGTAAGCTGGGCCAGCAGCTG GACTGTGTGTTCGGCCAGTACTCAGTGAAATGCATTCTGGACCAagatgtgctgctgcaggaggatgtAGAGCTGATCGAGCTGTTGGACCCGAGTCTGCTCACCCTCAGCTCGTCTGCCTCCGGCTCATCCAGCCGAGCGAGCACCCTGCCCAGACCAAGCCTCATAGCCAGGCCCTCCCTATG gGACATGGCGGGGCTGGTCGGCCTGGCCGCGGTGCTGCTGGGTCTCTGCTCCGTGTCTGAGGGTCTGTGGTCGCTGGCTGCGTACCCGTGGGGCCTGGCCCTTCTGGGCTGGGTGGGACTGAGGGGGGTCACGCTATGGAGACAGGGCCGCATGCAGAGATCCGTCCACACACAGGTTGCGCAGCTCCAGACTCTGGTCCACAACAGCAAGACTCTGACCGGGCTGTCTCGGAAAGCCCTGCGCCTGGTGCAGGAGACGGAGGTCATCTCCAGAGGGTTCACCCT TTTGCTCGACAGGGTGAGTGCCGCCAGCTCCTTTAGCAGGGCGGGACCGGGGGCGGTGCCGCGGGGccagcagctgatcggactgaggAAGGCCCTGTACCGGGCGCTCCGCACGGCCTTCAGAGCGTCGCGACGGGCCACCTGTCACATGCTCAAGG CGTTCCCTCTGAACTCTGAGATCGATAATGTGACCAACTATGTGTCCGCGGTGCCTCTGAAGGAGCTGGGCCTCGGCCTGGGGATCGAGCACCTGGGTGACGAGCAGGCTCAGGAGCTGACAGACGACTACAGCCTGCCTGCCCTGAAG ATGCTCTTCCAGCTGTGGGTGGGACAAAGCTCTGAATGTTTCCGTCGACTGGCTCTTCTCCTGTCACCCCGAAGAATAGAGGAGCCAGAAGAGAGCGGACCCCAAGGAGAaacctctcctcttcttccttcccctcctcctccttcttcttcttctcctcctcccctgctGCACCGCTCCATCCATGCTGTGACCCAGCCCCTCCATCACGCTCTGGCCAGCTGCCTCTGCGAGGTGCAGCGCAGCTATGACTTCCACCGACACTTTGAGACCCAGCTGAGGACGACGGGCTCCTCCGACAGGACAGGGAGGGCCAGGGAGAAATGCCGAGAGCTCAACACCCTGCACACCTCCATCCGAAGCCTGCAGCTGCACCTCAAGGCCCTGCTCAGCga GATGATCATCCTGGAGGACGACCTGGAGAAGCTGATGGTGTCCAAGGAACCCTCAGAGTTGACATTCGAGGGCTACCAGGACCTCAGCGACCGGCTGCACCAGCTGCAGCCTCACATGCAGGCCAGCACCGGCTGCTGGGAGGACACCATCAGCCAGGTGGAGCGCATGCTGAGACGGGTCAATGCCTGCACAG GTAACGCTGAGGGTCTGGAGCAGTGTGGTCTCCCTGTGCCAGAGATTCCTGATCCTCCTCCATCCTTCCCGCTGATCCTGGACAGAGACCCTGTGCCAGAAGAGCTG GAGTGGGAGGCCTATGTGTCCGACTCGGACTCCGATGGTGAAGGCAGAGGGTCCTGGTCAGACATCTTGTCACCGGAGGAGCGGGAGCGTCAGCgcagggagagggaggagtCCCGTCGCGTCCTGTCCGAGCTCAAAGCTGTGCTGGGCTTCCGTGCGTCAGAGGgggagaggatgaagaggaagcAGCTGCTCTTCAACGACCAAG CTGCTTCAGCTCACATCGCCTCTTCAGATCCTACCACGAAGCCGTCAGACGCTCCCACCTCTCTGGGATCTGTAGAAAGTGGCGATGAAGAAGGAAACCACCTTTCAGAGGGCTCTGCAGGAAGCGAAGGGGAGGAAGGGGAAGGAAAAGACGGCAGGGTGAGGCCTGACCCCTCCGCAGAGCCGGTGACGGAGTTCAGCTGcggtgaggaggagaaggaagtgGATTTGGGAGGAACTTCGGTGTgtgcaagaggaggaggaggagcggccGAGCTGCACCAATACGACGGTGTCCTGGATGAGGGGGAGGGTCAAAACGGGCTGGACTGCTTCCTCAAGCCGAAAGTCCCCGCTGTCTCCGTGATGGACAGACTGACGGAGATCCACGGCTCGCAGGCTCTGAGCTTCAGCTCCGCCCTCGCCGCTCAGGTGGCGGCGCGCTCACAGTCGCTCATCAAGATGGAGGAGCAGACGTTCGGCgatgacgaggaggaggaggaggatgaagaagaggagagcGACAGACGAACCCCCAAGAAGGACTTAAATTAA
- the vezt gene encoding vezatin isoform X2, whose amino-acid sequence MTEEFDEDVVFENSPLFQYLHDLGHTDFEACPTATQEDEYAGQEGDLNSPDEDAQKTKGGRLWRLAEALWRWSPLHQAAASRKLGQQLDCVFGQYSVKCILDQDVLLQEDVELIELLDPSLLTLSSSASGSSSRASTLPRPSLIARPSLWDMAGLVGLAAVLLGLCSVSEGLWSLAAYPWGLALLGWVGLRGVTLWRQGRMQRSVHTQVAQLQTLVHNSKTLTGLSRKALRLVQETEVISRGFTLVSAASSFSRAGPGAVPRGQQLIGLRKALYRALRTAFRASRRATCHMLKAFPLNSEIDNVTNYVSAVPLKELGLGLGIEHLGDEQAQELTDDYSLPALKMLFQLWVGQSSECFRRLALLLSPRRIEEPEESGPQGETSPLLPSPPPPSSSSPPPLLHRSIHAVTQPLHHALASCLCEVQRSYDFHRHFETQLRTTGSSDRTGRAREKCRELNTLHTSIRSLQLHLKALLSEMIILEDDLEKLMVSKEPSELTFEGYQDLSDRLHQLQPHMQASTGCWEDTISQVERMLRRVNACTGNAEGLEQCGLPVPEIPDPPPSFPLILDRDPVPEELEWEAYVSDSDSDGEGRGSWSDILSPEERERQRREREESRRVLSELKAVLGFRASEGERMKRKQLLFNDQAASAHIASSDPTTKPSDAPTSLGSVESGDEEGNHLSEGSAGSEGEEGEGKDGRVRPDPSAEPVTEFSCGEEEKEVDLGGTSVCARGGGGAAELHQYDGVLDEGEGQNGLDCFLKPKVPAVSVMDRLTEIHGSQALSFSSALAAQVAARSQSLIKMEEQTFGDDEEEEEDEEEESDRRTPKKDLN is encoded by the exons ATGACTGAGGAGTTTGATGAAGATGTGGTATTTGAG AACTCCCCTCTTTTCCAGTACCTGCACGATCTAGGGCACACAGACTTTGAGGCATGTCCAACGGCAACACAGGAGGACGAATATGCCGGACAAGAGGGAGACCTCAACTCACCCGACGAAGATGCACAGAAAACTAAA GGAGGGCGCTTATGGAGACTGGCTGAAGCCTTGTGGAGATGGAGCCCGCTTCACCAGGCGGCTGCTTCTCGTAAGCTGGGCCAGCAGCTG GACTGTGTGTTCGGCCAGTACTCAGTGAAATGCATTCTGGACCAagatgtgctgctgcaggaggatgtAGAGCTGATCGAGCTGTTGGACCCGAGTCTGCTCACCCTCAGCTCGTCTGCCTCCGGCTCATCCAGCCGAGCGAGCACCCTGCCCAGACCAAGCCTCATAGCCAGGCCCTCCCTATG gGACATGGCGGGGCTGGTCGGCCTGGCCGCGGTGCTGCTGGGTCTCTGCTCCGTGTCTGAGGGTCTGTGGTCGCTGGCTGCGTACCCGTGGGGCCTGGCCCTTCTGGGCTGGGTGGGACTGAGGGGGGTCACGCTATGGAGACAGGGCCGCATGCAGAGATCCGTCCACACACAGGTTGCGCAGCTCCAGACTCTGGTCCACAACAGCAAGACTCTGACCGGGCTGTCTCGGAAAGCCCTGCGCCTGGTGCAGGAGACGGAGGTCATCTCCAGAGGGTTCACCCT GGTGAGTGCCGCCAGCTCCTTTAGCAGGGCGGGACCGGGGGCGGTGCCGCGGGGccagcagctgatcggactgaggAAGGCCCTGTACCGGGCGCTCCGCACGGCCTTCAGAGCGTCGCGACGGGCCACCTGTCACATGCTCAAGG CGTTCCCTCTGAACTCTGAGATCGATAATGTGACCAACTATGTGTCCGCGGTGCCTCTGAAGGAGCTGGGCCTCGGCCTGGGGATCGAGCACCTGGGTGACGAGCAGGCTCAGGAGCTGACAGACGACTACAGCCTGCCTGCCCTGAAG ATGCTCTTCCAGCTGTGGGTGGGACAAAGCTCTGAATGTTTCCGTCGACTGGCTCTTCTCCTGTCACCCCGAAGAATAGAGGAGCCAGAAGAGAGCGGACCCCAAGGAGAaacctctcctcttcttccttcccctcctcctccttcttcttcttctcctcctcccctgctGCACCGCTCCATCCATGCTGTGACCCAGCCCCTCCATCACGCTCTGGCCAGCTGCCTCTGCGAGGTGCAGCGCAGCTATGACTTCCACCGACACTTTGAGACCCAGCTGAGGACGACGGGCTCCTCCGACAGGACAGGGAGGGCCAGGGAGAAATGCCGAGAGCTCAACACCCTGCACACCTCCATCCGAAGCCTGCAGCTGCACCTCAAGGCCCTGCTCAGCga GATGATCATCCTGGAGGACGACCTGGAGAAGCTGATGGTGTCCAAGGAACCCTCAGAGTTGACATTCGAGGGCTACCAGGACCTCAGCGACCGGCTGCACCAGCTGCAGCCTCACATGCAGGCCAGCACCGGCTGCTGGGAGGACACCATCAGCCAGGTGGAGCGCATGCTGAGACGGGTCAATGCCTGCACAG GTAACGCTGAGGGTCTGGAGCAGTGTGGTCTCCCTGTGCCAGAGATTCCTGATCCTCCTCCATCCTTCCCGCTGATCCTGGACAGAGACCCTGTGCCAGAAGAGCTG GAGTGGGAGGCCTATGTGTCCGACTCGGACTCCGATGGTGAAGGCAGAGGGTCCTGGTCAGACATCTTGTCACCGGAGGAGCGGGAGCGTCAGCgcagggagagggaggagtCCCGTCGCGTCCTGTCCGAGCTCAAAGCTGTGCTGGGCTTCCGTGCGTCAGAGGgggagaggatgaagaggaagcAGCTGCTCTTCAACGACCAAG CTGCTTCAGCTCACATCGCCTCTTCAGATCCTACCACGAAGCCGTCAGACGCTCCCACCTCTCTGGGATCTGTAGAAAGTGGCGATGAAGAAGGAAACCACCTTTCAGAGGGCTCTGCAGGAAGCGAAGGGGAGGAAGGGGAAGGAAAAGACGGCAGGGTGAGGCCTGACCCCTCCGCAGAGCCGGTGACGGAGTTCAGCTGcggtgaggaggagaaggaagtgGATTTGGGAGGAACTTCGGTGTgtgcaagaggaggaggaggagcggccGAGCTGCACCAATACGACGGTGTCCTGGATGAGGGGGAGGGTCAAAACGGGCTGGACTGCTTCCTCAAGCCGAAAGTCCCCGCTGTCTCCGTGATGGACAGACTGACGGAGATCCACGGCTCGCAGGCTCTGAGCTTCAGCTCCGCCCTCGCCGCTCAGGTGGCGGCGCGCTCACAGTCGCTCATCAAGATGGAGGAGCAGACGTTCGGCgatgacgaggaggaggaggaggatgaagaagaggagagcGACAGACGAACCCCCAAGAAGGACTTAAATTAA
- the vezt gene encoding vezatin isoform X1 — MTEEFDEDVVFENSPLFQYLHDLGHTDFEACPTATQEDEYAGQEGDLNSPDEDAQKTKGGRLWRLAEALWRWSPLHQAAASRKLGQQLDCVFGQYSVKCILDQDVLLQEDVELIELLDPSLLTLSSSASGSSSRASTLPRPSLIARPSLWDMAGLVGLAAVLLGLCSVSEGLWSLAAYPWGLALLGWVGLRGVTLWRQGRMQRSVHTQVAQLQTLVHNSKTLTGLSRKALRLVQETEVISRGFTLLLDRVSAASSFSRAGPGAVPRGQQLIGLRKALYRALRTAFRASRRATCHMLKAFPLNSEIDNVTNYVSAVPLKELGLGLGIEHLGDEQAQELTDDYSLPALKMLFQLWVGQSSECFRRLALLLSPRRIEEPEESGPQGETSPLLPSPPPPSSSSPPPLLHRSIHAVTQPLHHALASCLCEVQRSYDFHRHFETQLRTTGSSDRTGRAREKCRELNTLHTSIRSLQLHLKALLSEMIILEDDLEKLMVSKEPSELTFEGYQDLSDRLHQLQPHMQASTGCWEDTISQVERMLRRVNACTGNAEGLEQCGLPVPEIPDPPPSFPLILDRDPVPEELEWEAYVSDSDSDGEGRGSWSDILSPEERERQRREREESRRVLSELKAVLGFRASEGERMKRKQLLFNDQAASAHIASSDPTTKPSDAPTSLGSVESGDEEGNHLSEGSAGSEGEEGEGKDGRVRPDPSAEPVTEFSCGEEEKEVDLGGTSVCARGGGGAAELHQYDGVLDEGEGQNGLDCFLKPKVPAVSVMDRLTEIHGSQALSFSSALAAQVAARSQSLIKMEEQTFGDDEEEEEDEEEESDRRTPKKDLN; from the exons ATGACTGAGGAGTTTGATGAAGATGTGGTATTTGAG AACTCCCCTCTTTTCCAGTACCTGCACGATCTAGGGCACACAGACTTTGAGGCATGTCCAACGGCAACACAGGAGGACGAATATGCCGGACAAGAGGGAGACCTCAACTCACCCGACGAAGATGCACAGAAAACTAAA GGAGGGCGCTTATGGAGACTGGCTGAAGCCTTGTGGAGATGGAGCCCGCTTCACCAGGCGGCTGCTTCTCGTAAGCTGGGCCAGCAGCTG GACTGTGTGTTCGGCCAGTACTCAGTGAAATGCATTCTGGACCAagatgtgctgctgcaggaggatgtAGAGCTGATCGAGCTGTTGGACCCGAGTCTGCTCACCCTCAGCTCGTCTGCCTCCGGCTCATCCAGCCGAGCGAGCACCCTGCCCAGACCAAGCCTCATAGCCAGGCCCTCCCTATG gGACATGGCGGGGCTGGTCGGCCTGGCCGCGGTGCTGCTGGGTCTCTGCTCCGTGTCTGAGGGTCTGTGGTCGCTGGCTGCGTACCCGTGGGGCCTGGCCCTTCTGGGCTGGGTGGGACTGAGGGGGGTCACGCTATGGAGACAGGGCCGCATGCAGAGATCCGTCCACACACAGGTTGCGCAGCTCCAGACTCTGGTCCACAACAGCAAGACTCTGACCGGGCTGTCTCGGAAAGCCCTGCGCCTGGTGCAGGAGACGGAGGTCATCTCCAGAGGGTTCACCCT TTTGCTCGACAGGGTGAGTGCCGCCAGCTCCTTTAGCAGGGCGGGACCGGGGGCGGTGCCGCGGGGccagcagctgatcggactgaggAAGGCCCTGTACCGGGCGCTCCGCACGGCCTTCAGAGCGTCGCGACGGGCCACCTGTCACATGCTCAAGG CGTTCCCTCTGAACTCTGAGATCGATAATGTGACCAACTATGTGTCCGCGGTGCCTCTGAAGGAGCTGGGCCTCGGCCTGGGGATCGAGCACCTGGGTGACGAGCAGGCTCAGGAGCTGACAGACGACTACAGCCTGCCTGCCCTGAAG ATGCTCTTCCAGCTGTGGGTGGGACAAAGCTCTGAATGTTTCCGTCGACTGGCTCTTCTCCTGTCACCCCGAAGAATAGAGGAGCCAGAAGAGAGCGGACCCCAAGGAGAaacctctcctcttcttccttcccctcctcctccttcttcttcttctcctcctcccctgctGCACCGCTCCATCCATGCTGTGACCCAGCCCCTCCATCACGCTCTGGCCAGCTGCCTCTGCGAGGTGCAGCGCAGCTATGACTTCCACCGACACTTTGAGACCCAGCTGAGGACGACGGGCTCCTCCGACAGGACAGGGAGGGCCAGGGAGAAATGCCGAGAGCTCAACACCCTGCACACCTCCATCCGAAGCCTGCAGCTGCACCTCAAGGCCCTGCTCAGCga GATGATCATCCTGGAGGACGACCTGGAGAAGCTGATGGTGTCCAAGGAACCCTCAGAGTTGACATTCGAGGGCTACCAGGACCTCAGCGACCGGCTGCACCAGCTGCAGCCTCACATGCAGGCCAGCACCGGCTGCTGGGAGGACACCATCAGCCAGGTGGAGCGCATGCTGAGACGGGTCAATGCCTGCACAG GTAACGCTGAGGGTCTGGAGCAGTGTGGTCTCCCTGTGCCAGAGATTCCTGATCCTCCTCCATCCTTCCCGCTGATCCTGGACAGAGACCCTGTGCCAGAAGAGCTG GAGTGGGAGGCCTATGTGTCCGACTCGGACTCCGATGGTGAAGGCAGAGGGTCCTGGTCAGACATCTTGTCACCGGAGGAGCGGGAGCGTCAGCgcagggagagggaggagtCCCGTCGCGTCCTGTCCGAGCTCAAAGCTGTGCTGGGCTTCCGTGCGTCAGAGGgggagaggatgaagaggaagcAGCTGCTCTTCAACGACCAAG CTGCTTCAGCTCACATCGCCTCTTCAGATCCTACCACGAAGCCGTCAGACGCTCCCACCTCTCTGGGATCTGTAGAAAGTGGCGATGAAGAAGGAAACCACCTTTCAGAGGGCTCTGCAGGAAGCGAAGGGGAGGAAGGGGAAGGAAAAGACGGCAGGGTGAGGCCTGACCCCTCCGCAGAGCCGGTGACGGAGTTCAGCTGcggtgaggaggagaaggaagtgGATTTGGGAGGAACTTCGGTGTgtgcaagaggaggaggaggagcggccGAGCTGCACCAATACGACGGTGTCCTGGATGAGGGGGAGGGTCAAAACGGGCTGGACTGCTTCCTCAAGCCGAAAGTCCCCGCTGTCTCCGTGATGGACAGACTGACGGAGATCCACGGCTCGCAGGCTCTGAGCTTCAGCTCCGCCCTCGCCGCTCAGGTGGCGGCGCGCTCACAGTCGCTCATCAAGATGGAGGAGCAGACGTTCGGCgatgacgaggaggaggaggaggatgaagaagaggagagcGACAGACGAACCCCCAAGAAGGACTTAAATTAA